A stretch of DNA from Blastocatellia bacterium:
CATGCCGCTGTCCCGGGAGGAGGTCACATCCGAACCTTCTCCGCTGCTCTGGATCATGCGTCGTGTGCTGGAGCAGTCTCGGCCGGTCAGGGGAAGAAAACGATGAGCGTGCTCAGAGCCGCCGAGGAAATTGCCCTGTTTCTGGAAAAGCGAAACGTCCCCTACGTCATCGTTGGCGGGCTGGCGGTGCAGTACTGGGGGGAGCCGCGCACCACGCGAGATGTAGACGTGACGGTGATGGTGCCGGCCGATCATCTTGAGGATTTCTTAACTGAGACCCTGAAACGATTCCGTCCACGGATCCCCGTTGCCCGTGATTTTGCTCTGCGTCATCGCATGCTGCTCGTTGAAAGTAAAAGAGGAGTGCCGATAGACGTGTCGCTGGGCATACCTGGGTACGAAGAGGAGGTCATGAAGCGGGCGGTTCGCGCCTGCTTTCCCG
This window harbors:
- a CDS encoding nucleotidyltransferase, producing MSVLRAAEEIALFLEKRNVPYVIVGGLAVQYWGEPRTTRDVDVTVMVPADHLEDFLTETLKRFRPRIPVARDFALRHRMLLVESKRGVPIDVSLGIPGYEEEVMKRAVRACFPGIRPLRLISAEDLIIHKCVAGRARDQEDVERILIRQRLHLDLRYVRRWLKEFLPLVDTHNVRDIFEHALTRARTALRRAQREPKTGRVAPRHDRGGRGTKGPSRQDDAPR